A window of Spartinivicinus poritis contains these coding sequences:
- a CDS encoding PfkB family carbohydrate kinase: MRSNRRVVGTGLIALDILIDQRGEAVSSALGGSAGNVLSILASLGWGATPISVIGKDHAGERLLQEFRLVNANTSYLKQSKHFRTPVVYQHQLSGNDGPTHRFSFTCPQCGTKHKPNFCIDERVIDGKVRSAPDADVFFLDRPTRLGYKLAERYSQKGVFIVFEPSAVGDDPELFERILKYTNVLKYADDRIPDLDVFDLSKVDIEIQTKGADGLKFRASSLTKDWVSMGAYKLPTIKDTSGAGDWCTAGFIHSLLHRTSLQKGITYTCIAHALAYGQVLSTFNCMTVGARGLLSEYSTKNITTAATRLTKSRFSEMSELQDYLSGVVYQEGLYDYLYTKRSRKYRPSPDLSVLQSFECCGS, translated from the coding sequence ATGCGCAGTAATAGAAGAGTAGTTGGAACAGGGTTAATTGCCCTCGACATCTTAATCGATCAGAGAGGGGAAGCTGTTTCTTCAGCCCTTGGTGGCTCTGCAGGCAATGTGTTATCCATTCTTGCTTCCCTGGGCTGGGGCGCAACACCTATTTCTGTCATTGGAAAAGACCATGCAGGAGAAAGGCTTCTTCAAGAGTTTCGTTTGGTTAACGCTAATACGTCTTACCTAAAGCAGTCTAAGCATTTTCGCACTCCAGTAGTATATCAGCACCAGTTGTCTGGAAATGACGGCCCCACTCATAGATTTAGCTTTACATGTCCTCAATGCGGAACAAAGCACAAGCCAAATTTCTGCATCGACGAACGTGTAATCGATGGTAAAGTTCGCTCTGCACCTGACGCGGATGTGTTTTTCCTGGATCGTCCTACCAGGCTAGGATATAAGCTTGCTGAAAGGTATTCTCAGAAAGGCGTTTTTATAGTATTTGAGCCGTCTGCAGTGGGAGATGATCCTGAGCTATTTGAACGTATCCTAAAATATACCAATGTGTTGAAGTATGCAGATGATCGTATACCGGATCTAGACGTTTTTGACCTAAGTAAAGTGGATATAGAAATTCAAACCAAAGGGGCTGATGGACTCAAATTTAGAGCGTCTTCCCTAACTAAAGATTGGGTTTCTATGGGGGCATATAAACTCCCGACTATCAAAGATACCTCAGGTGCGGGTGATTGGTGTACGGCAGGTTTTATACATTCCTTACTTCACAGAACGTCATTGCAGAAAGGCATAACTTATACCTGTATTGCCCATGCTTTGGCATATGGGCAGGTACTATCGACATTTAACTGTATGACAGTAGGGGCTAGAGGCCTTTTATCGGAGTACTCAACGAAGAACATCACTACAGCCGCTACCAGACTTACCAAATCGCGATTCTCGGAGATGTCTGAACTTCAAGATTATCTTTCAGGTGTAGTGTATCAAGAGGGCCTGTACGATTATCTCTATACTAAAAGGTCTCGAAAGTACAGGCCTTCTCCCGATTTATCGGTACTGCAGTCCTTCGAGTGTTGCGGATCGTGA